A region from the Aegilops tauschii subsp. strangulata cultivar AL8/78 chromosome 5, Aet v6.0, whole genome shotgun sequence genome encodes:
- the LOC109772285 gene encoding RING-H2 finger protein ATL80, producing MPRHLLQQSVDRLAAMAAPPAATMDGGGTSAHTDTVLIVIAVLCFLLCVVGLAMVARCSLLCNPSAFSVDGPAAKAPCGGLEKKTLQSLPTVSWRPEPREVDEEEGERPECAICLAEFARGDEVRVLPHCGHGFHAACVDVWLLSSSTCPSCRRALVVVSPAPPTTHPPAGTTTCCAVAGRCRPSSS from the coding sequence ATGCCGCGCCACCTGCTGCAGCAGTCCGTCGACCGCCTCGCCGCGATGGCCGCGCCTCCGGCGGCCACCATGGACGGCGGTGGGACGAGCGCGCACACGGACACGGTCCTAATCGTGATTGCGGTGCTCTGCTTCCTGCTGTGCGTGGTCGGGCTGGCCATGGTCGCGCGCTGCTCCCTGCTCTGCAACCCCTCCGCCTTCTCCGTCGACGGGCCGGCGGCCAAGGCGCCGTGCGGTGGCCTCGAGAAGAAGACGCTGCAGTCGCTGCCGACCGTGTCGTGGAGGCCGGAACCGAGGGAGGTggacgaggaggagggggagcggccgGAGTGCGCCATCTGCCTGGCGGAGTTCGCGCGCGGCGACGAGGTGCGCGTGCTCCCGCACTGCGGCCACGGCTTCCACGCCGCCTGCGTCGACGTGTGGCTCCTCTCCAGCTCCACCTGCCCGTCCTGCCGCCGCGCCCTCGTCGTCGTGTCGCCGGCGCCGCCAACCACCCATCCTCCCGCGGGTACGACGACGTGCTGTGCCGTGGCAGGCCGCTGCCGGCCGTCGTCATCGTAG